Proteins encoded by one window of Deltaproteobacteria bacterium:
- a CDS encoding M56 family metallopeptidase has translation MLLLLVTNLLHAAVALLFCVGLRPFTGALSASRWSHLLGLGLTLPVLVPVLRLAGAPGLPEGWRLLRSQGWLDLLVDGGWPLWIGFTVLLCGTALIFLFQEALPLLYSRRMDHAAVIPEPPPELLARYEALLEGFRARGHFRWARPPRLQLIDEPRAIAAVRGLTDPRVVISTGIVARLDERELDGVIAHELAHVARGGNLVRLGLWLLRALQAPNPFALTLARAHFEANESACDALAAAVTGRPAALASALLKTRNRTRLREDQPALRRARLEVHRRSDLEATRARVLALLHDRRHTTVGLGDRFLFRLPRLILIGALLWSIG, from the coding sequence ATGCTCCTCCTCCTCGTCACGAACCTGCTCCACGCCGCCGTGGCCCTCCTCTTCTGCGTGGGGCTGCGCCCCTTCACCGGCGCGCTCTCGGCCTCGCGGTGGTCGCACCTGCTGGGGCTGGGGCTGACGCTGCCGGTCTTGGTCCCGGTCCTGCGCCTGGCGGGCGCGCCGGGCCTCCCCGAGGGCTGGCGCCTGCTGCGGAGCCAGGGCTGGCTGGACCTCCTGGTGGACGGCGGCTGGCCCCTCTGGATCGGCTTCACCGTTCTCCTCTGCGGCACCGCCCTGATCTTCCTCTTCCAGGAGGCCCTGCCCCTCCTCTACTCCCGGAGGATGGACCACGCCGCCGTGATCCCGGAGCCGCCGCCCGAGCTCCTCGCCCGCTACGAGGCGCTCCTCGAGGGCTTCCGCGCCCGGGGCCACTTCCGCTGGGCGCGCCCGCCCCGGCTGCAGCTGATCGACGAGCCGCGGGCGATCGCCGCGGTGCGGGGGCTCACCGATCCCCGGGTGGTCATCTCCACCGGGATCGTCGCGCGCCTCGACGAGCGGGAGCTCGACGGGGTGATCGCCCACGAGCTGGCCCACGTGGCCCGCGGGGGCAACCTCGTCCGGCTGGGGCTCTGGCTGCTGCGCGCCCTGCAGGCCCCCAACCCCTTTGCCCTCACCCTGGCCCGGGCCCACTTCGAGGCGAACGAATCGGCCTGCGACGCCCTGGCCGCCGCCGTCACCGGCCGCCCCGCCGCCCTCGCCTCGGCCCTGCTCAAGACCCGCAACCGCACCCGCCTGCGCGAGGACCAGCCCGCCCTGCGCCGGGCCCGCCTGGAGGTCCACCGGCGCTCCGACCTCGAGGCCACCCGCGCCCGGGTGCTCGCCCTCCTCCACGATCGCCGCCACACCACGGTGGGCCTCGGCGACCGCTTCCTCTTCCGGCTGCCGCGCCTGATCCTGATCGGCGCCCTGCTC